In Syntrophales bacterium, one DNA window encodes the following:
- a CDS encoding glycosyltransferase → MMLKPKISIVMPTLNIARFIQDALKSIDRQSFKGWELIVMDGGSTDGTLDFVEKFAHPNIRVFSEPDEGPFHATIKGFEKARGDYFMTMCGSDGYIDSDWLQLCVDVLDSDPEVSLVWGIPALCTEDGNIGGPHPAFKQFLKRRGVISRLMRMMGWNQHSFAPPRFNRWLKKRLGADDVQKKTWVFFWLDTGLWFPDLNMCYSRLVHERCTPPYLLGSDVNERMMTFYFNFNRQGFLPLCIPRIANFGRTHAGQVGAVRNSEVQREVTEYLGWVRTYANQLRNGHVLHEFRGQDGEVIGRYSCCPK, encoded by the coding sequence ATGATGCTTAAGCCAAAAATCTCCATTGTAATGCCTACGCTTAACATTGCTAGATTCATTCAAGATGCCTTAAAGAGTATAGACCGACAATCCTTTAAAGGATGGGAACTTATTGTCATGGATGGTGGTTCTACTGATGGAACACTTGATTTTGTTGAAAAATTTGCACACCCTAATATTCGAGTGTTTTCGGAACCGGATGAAGGGCCGTTTCACGCCACAATTAAAGGCTTTGAGAAGGCTCGAGGTGATTATTTCATGACTATGTGTGGCTCTGATGGCTATATTGATAGTGATTGGCTTCAGCTTTGTGTTGATGTTTTGGATTCAGATCCTGAAGTTTCTCTTGTATGGGGTATTCCTGCCCTATGTACAGAGGACGGAAATATAGGCGGGCCACATCCCGCTTTTAAACAGTTTCTAAAAAGGCGAGGCGTGATCAGTCGGCTGATGCGTATGATGGGTTGGAATCAGCATAGTTTTGCCCCGCCAAGGTTCAATCGATGGCTTAAAAAGCGGTTAGGTGCTGACGACGTTCAAAAGAAGACCTGGGTTTTCTTCTGGTTGGATACAGGGCTGTGGTTTCCTGATCTCAATATGTGTTATAGTAGATTAGTTCATGAACGTTGTACGCCGCCCTATTTACTGGGTAGCGATGTTAATGAACGTATGATGACATTTTATTTCAATTTTAATCGGCAGGGATTTTTGCCGCTTTGCATTCCACGGATTGCAAATTTTGGTCGAACTCATGCAGGACAGGTTGGAGCCGTTCGGAATTCTGAAGTACAGCGAGAAGTAACAGAGTACCTTGGCTGGGTCCGAACCTACGCAAACCAACTACGCAATGGGCATGTGTTGCATGAGTTTCGCGGGCAGGATGGGGAAGTGATAGGCCGGTATAGTTGCTGTCCGAAATGA
- a CDS encoding class I SAM-dependent methyltransferase — MANTSRMNRVTILQKIINKKKGGTYLEIGVLAGDTFLRIKASHKLGVDPNFEISPTKKLRYYIKNCSNIFNKYFHTNSDTFFGTEHIYLSKTGLDVAFIDGLHTFSQTLTDVQNALMYLNENGVIVLHDCNPLSEVAALPAKSIREIQKLNPPGFTGTWNGDVWKTIAYLRAIRKDLHVFVLDCDFGLGIITRGTPENMLEYSTDEVKKLSYIDLSNNRQSMLNLKAVNYLEVFLKTI; from the coding sequence ATGGCAAACACATCACGAATGAACAGGGTCACTATCCTTCAGAAAATCATCAATAAGAAAAAAGGGGGCACTTATTTAGAAATAGGTGTCTTGGCAGGAGATACGTTTTTAAGAATAAAGGCAAGTCACAAATTGGGAGTTGATCCCAATTTTGAGATCTCACCCACAAAAAAACTCAGATATTACATAAAAAACTGCTCAAACATCTTCAATAAGTATTTTCATACGAATAGTGATACTTTCTTTGGAACGGAGCATATTTATTTGTCTAAAACAGGACTGGATGTTGCTTTCATTGATGGATTACATACCTTCTCTCAGACATTGACAGATGTACAGAACGCTTTGATGTATTTAAATGAAAACGGGGTTATAGTTTTACATGACTGCAATCCTTTATCTGAGGTGGCGGCACTTCCTGCCAAATCAATCAGAGAGATTCAAAAGTTAAATCCTCCAGGATTTACCGGCACATGGAATGGCGACGTATGGAAAACAATCGCTTACCTTAGGGCAATTCGTAAGGACTTACATGTGTTTGTATTAGATTGTGATTTTGGCTTAGGCATAATTACCAGGGGAACACCGGAAAATATGTTGGAATATTCTACAGATGAGGTTAAAAAATTATCATATATTGACCTGTCAAATAATAGGCAATCAATGTTAAATTTAAAAGCTGTAAACTATTTAGAAGTATTTCTAAAAACTATTTAA